GTCACCGAGTCTCCCTCGCGATCAGGGCCGCATTCTTTGGCACTCCCAGACCGACGCATCTTCCTCTACGGCAGACCGATATGCGATAAGAGACTCGACTTTACTTTAGCTAGACAGAGCCTGGTCACCACAACAGTATCGCAATCACAATGTCTTCGCCGTCAAGAAGCGGGTTAGCCCCCGATCCCGTCGCAATGTCATCCTCGCCCAGTCAGCGGCCGTTCTCGTCATCTCTGCCCCGAGAAGAAGTCACTGCCCGACTTGCCGAGCCGGTGCGATCTTCGTCGCCCATGATGAGAAGCGGTTCGCCTCGTCCCGGATTCGCAAAGCCTGAAGGCGGCGCGCTTGGCGAGGGCTCAAGCTTCGCCCAAGGTCCTGGTGTATCTGCTCTGGCCGCGGCCTTGTCCGACTCCCTGGGCCAAACGCCGCCGCGACATGGCACTCCTCCAGCCCGCGTCAGCACACCGCCGGTCCGTCCGCTGTCTCCCTCCGGCCTTGGCCGCTCTGCCACACCGACAAACTACGGCTCCTTTGACTCGAGAGGCCGCCCTGGTGCGGAGAGCACGGTGCCCTTTGAGGATCCGGAGATCATCAAGAGGCATCTGGTGCAGCCCAGCGAGATGGATAACCCCACGTCAGAGGCGTCATCAGAAACTGGCAAGGGCAAGCAGACGGCCGATTTCGGATTTGGTACTACCGGTCTGCACGAGGACGAGTTTTCGAGTCTGCGTCTGCAAGGTGGGGATGTGACACGGGGGATCTACAAGTGGACCGAGCAGGCAGAGGCCAGAACGAGAATGCAGCGAAGTAAGAGTTTCGATCATTCTAGGCCTGAGCCTGAAAACGACACCCTCgacatcaactccatcaagGTGCCGGGTGGTTTCCGAAGGAATCATCTTCGAAGAAACGTCATCAGCCCTTCTGGACACCATGAGGATGGTTTCGGAGGTGCTGATTCCCCTGGCAGCAACCGACCACTGTTCACCTCAAGCTTTCTCGAATTCCTGTCTATATACGGCCATTTTGCCGGTGAAGAgctagaagaagatgacgaggtcCTCGGCCCCAACGAATACTTCCAATCTGGCGAGGATAAtggtgaggaagaagacgaggagccCATGGAAGACAGCGCGCTGTTGGGTCCTTCGAAAAAGAAGCGCAGGAGAAAGGTGCGTGGTGGCAGCGGCCAGAACAGCCAGATGAAcgctgctctgctgctgctcaagtcCTTTGTCGGAACCggcgtcttgttcttgccGCGTGCCTACCTCAACGGTGGCATGCTCTTTAGCAACCTCGTTCTCCTCGGCGTCGCCCTGCTGAGTTACTACTGCTTCGTTCTCTTGGTCACAACGCGACTCAAGGTGGAGGGCTCGTTTGGTGACATGGGTGGTATTCTGTACGGAAAGTGGATGCGAGCCGTCATTCTGGCTTCCATCGTTCTCAGCCAGGTCGGATTCGTTGCTGCCTACATTGTGTTTACCTCGGAAAACTTGCAAGCCTTTATCTTGGCCGTGACGGATTGCCGGACATCGATCAGCATCCCCATGTTGATTCTCATGCAGATGGTTGTCTTCCTGCCCTTTTCCCTGTTGCGAGATATCGGCAAGCTTGGATTCACGGCCCTGATTGCCGACGCCTTCATCCTGATTGGACTTGCATACCTTTTCTACTACGACGTTCTGACTCTTGCCGCCGAAGGCCTTGCCGACATCATCATGTTTAACCAGCGGGACTGGACGCTCTTCATTGGAACGGCCATCTTTACCTTTGAAGGCATTGGTCTCATTATCCCCATCCAGGAATCGATGAAGCAGCCGGAAAAGTTCCCCAAAGTCATGTTCCTCGTTATGATCATCATTACCGTCCTCTTTACAGTCATGGGTGCCATTTCCTACGCCGCGTACGGCTCCAAGACGCAGACCGTCGTTCTCCTCAACCTGCCGCAAGACAACCGCATGGTCAATGTGGTGCAACTCCTCTACTCGATGGCCATTCTGTTGTCGACGCCGCTGCAGGTCTTCCCCGCCATCCGTATCGTCGAAACCGAGCTGTTTACTAGGAGCGGCAAGTACAACCCCTGGATCAAGTGGCAAAAGAAcatcttccgcttcttcgtcgtcatgtTGTGTGCTGCCATTGCCTGGGGCGGCGCCGACAACCTCGACAAGTTTGTTGCGCTCGTGGGCAACTTTGCCTGCATTCCGTTGGTCTACATTTATCCTGTGAGTACCAttcatttcatcttcttgtatCTGCTGTATAAAGATGGTTTACTGACTTTGCTTTGCCATAGCCCCTGCTCCACTACAAGGCAGTTGCGCGAAGCAGGCTTTGGAGGTGGTCTGACATTGGACTGTGTATCTTTGGCTTTATCGCCATGGCCTATACCACTAGCTTGACTGTCATGAGCTGGGCCAACTCGGAACCCAAGGCTCCCGGATACTGTGACCGAAGGGGCCCATAAATTTGGATGGTGCTGATgcagagggagaagagaccTTCACATACTTAAGTAGTGGTTGATAAAGTATTTACTTTGTGTTTTTTTCGGATGTTTTACTAGGGCTTTGGATTACTAGGACGAGGGATTGGGCTTGGACAACCACATATTCAGATTGAAAGGACATGTATAGAGGAGGACGATTCATTTTGTGTAATTACATGTGGGCCATTGGGTAACTTGCGATAGAGGGTGACCGTACAGATACAGAGGGGGAGCGATTGGCAGCATATTCAGTGTTTTTTCGTTTAATACATACATTAGGGATCAATTAATTTGGGAGCCTGTTTGTGCCTACCTGTCTATGCTGGTGAAGTTATGAATAGGCAGCCTTCCATCCACCCAACTAGATGCAATTGATTGGTGAGGTAGGTAACCTCACAGCTACTAAATTGTAACTGTGGCAAGCCATACAATGAATGCAGGAAGTCGCATGTGACTAGATGACATCAACAGTCAGCATCACATGCGATGGGCATGGATTGGATTCAAGTTGAAAAAAGCACCTACTGATTTCGATACCTTTGAATCGTCATCCATGGATTCTCTCCCTGTAGCCGCCCAGCCTAGCGCCGTGGGGCCGCTCCGTAGTGGAGATGGGGAACGCTGAGCCGGAGCATGGGATTCAactaaaaaaacaaaagcccGCATTCTCGGTCTCCGAGACTCTTCTGACCTGCATCCATGCTAATAATGGAGAGCTGCTAATTGGGCGGGATTACTGACTGCATACGGCAGATCTGATCTCTCTTTCTCCGGATCAACCAGCATGTCGAGCGCTGGTCTTTGTCTTTACCCGTCGCCAGCATGTCGTTGCGCATGCCTCTCTGTGTCCATGCGCATGTTTTTGTCTATATGCCGTtgaggccgacgacgacgctgaGGTTGCCGCGCCAATTCAGCACCAAAGCCAGGATCGGAGTTCAACACAGCATTGCCCCAGCGATACCatcaagacgaagaagcctcACCTCGAAATCTTCGCGCCCGCATCCTCCCCCGCCGTTTCCCACCGTCTCGACCTGTCCGTCGCCGACATGCGGTTGCGCCGACACGCCAGCCATGCCGGACGGGCTGGAGATTGACCGGGAGAACCCGCTCAACGGCGTCATGGCCGGGTACGCTGAGCACGTCGTCGTGTGCACGGGTAAAGACGACTGGGTGTCCAAGATTGAGGACGAGAACAGCGGCGACAATCTTGCGGCGGATCTGAAGGAGCTGTTTGGGAGAGGGGGCAAGTATACGGATGTAAGTGGGACATGAGAAGAAACCCCTTTGTGGGAATACTGAGACATGAAGTGAAACCTATAAGCTAATGATTTGCTACGTGCAGCCGTTCCATcacatctccgtcatcaATTCCTCCTTTCCGAGCTCGGTGCCTCCCCGAAAGGAGATTCAGTCGACGTCGGTTTACTTGCTGCCCAGTTTCAAGTACGTGCCTTTCTTGCCGCGCGTGTCCTTTGACAGCGTCAAGGCACTCGCAAAGGGATTTCTGTTACCCGAGAAGCTACACCCAGCACACGCCGGGCTGTCACCCGTGCATCGCGACAGACTGACTCGAAAGGAGGCTTTTCAGGGCTTGTTGCCCGGCGTACAGGACGTGAAGGATATCCTAGTGCTGATATGTGGGCACGGCGGGAGAGATATGCGGTGCGGCGCCATGGGACCCGTGCTGAGAGACGAGTTTGAAGACAAGCTCGAGAGGCAAGGGTTCAACGTTGCGAGCGAAGCCGTTCAGATCGGGAGTCTGGATGGAAATCTGGAGAGGGTAGAGGGGAGCAGCAACGACAAGGTGGCCAGGGTTGGCCTGATTAGCCATATCGGAGGTCACAAGTTTGCGGGCAACGTGATCATCTACATTCCGCCTGGACATACGACCGCGGGGGGCGAGAAGCACCCATTGGCAGGCTATGGGATCTGGTATGGGAGGGTAGAGCCGAAACATGTGGAGGGCATTGTGGGAGAGACGGTGATGGGGGGCCGAGTTGTGGAGGACAAGTTCCGCGGGGGGATCGATGCGCATCGACGGATCCTGCGGCTGTGACGGCGTTGATCCATTGGATATCGAATAGACACAGATATACACACATTACTAGTATATATACCAATGCAAAAAGAACCATCAGACCACTTTGTAGTTTTGACATTCCGTGGCCGGGAAAGGAAAGGCAAAAACGTGGCGGAATCGGTGGTTCACATGTTCACATGCCTCAACGCAACGTGCAACATTATTAGACTCGGAGCGCAGATGCAGCCATTCCGGTTGCATTCCTTCAACTGGATTGATTGGCCATTGGCTCCCGCAAGTTGCTGCGCTACCCCAgcttgcccagctcctcGGCATTCCCGCCAACCGTCTCCCGGAATCAGTTACACCAACTAAACACCCCGTATTTGCCGCTTGGCAGAATCCATCACGGAAGGGAATCTCACCTTGTGCAGCGCAGCCATTACGACCTACAGTAGAACCCGGGCTTACAGCGCAGCGAAGGGGGACCCTCGTGCCGACCCACACTGAACTGCCCGTGCATCAGGTTGATTGATGACTGCATGCATCGACCGCAAGGCGTTTAGGGGTTTTCGACGGCCGGGCGAATAGTGCCGTCTGGAGTATGTATATAAGCTGCCGGATTCGGCCTCTGCCAGCACGAAGGACCGATTCGGGAGTTTGTTCTCTGCGAGCTACAAAAGATAAAGATAAAGAGAGCAGACGCAATCAATcatttgctctttttctttgacaTTGTTCACCGATaaggaagagagagcggGAAAAGACGAATCGGAAGAAAGAATCCCCAAAGAGAACCTACCGCAATCAATCAAgatgccttcttcttcagaccCCCTCGCCGGCCTCAACGTCTCCATCAGCCAGGGCAGCACCACGCCGCCCACCATCGTCGCCACCGTCAAGAACAACAACCCGCACCTCGTCACCATCGCCGCCTACCAGTCGCCCTTTGACGGCCTCATCCTCGAGACGGGCAACCTGTCCATCGTCCCCGGCGGCGCGGCCTCCGACGGCAACGACAgcgacaacagcagcagcacttcCGCCTCCAAGCCGCTCTCCTACCCGACCATCGCCCTCAAGCGCGCCTGGCCGCCCCCCAGCGACAGCCTCGTGACGCTCGGCCCGGGCGAGAGCCGCACCGCCGAGATTGTCATCCGCCACCCGGTGCCGGTGCGTCAGCTGGGCAGCTCGGCGACGGTCAAGCTGAGCGGCCACTGGATGTCCGTGTGGAAGagggccaaggaggagattggcGATGCCGACTGGGACGATGTGTCTAACCCGGATGAGTTTTCGGGCGTGTACGAGTCCAACAGCCTGGAGATTCTGATTGCGTGATTGTCATTGATGACGACCTTTGTGCGACTTTTGAGATTTTGTATGCATTGCGCTTGTTTGGGATGGCGACACGGCGTTTTatctctttgctttgctttgcatTTTTATCTTGTTGATTTTGGGGGAAGCATATTATATCGGTGAATCTTATAAGGTGGTTGATGGGATCCGGTCATTCACTTACACAGAAGGGACAGAGTCGGGACGCAGGCTAAACACGTGACTCGCCTGCAACCTTTTTTTCGTTGTCTGATTTTCACTACTTGATGAAGCTTCTCTGTACGGCAAACAATTCGTTAGTTGAGCAAAATTCAATTGAATACATTACATCTCATATTTATAATATTGGCGTTTTTCAATTGACAATTCCCTCCAATGTCAAGCCGGAGAGCCGTTCTTTCGGCAGCAAGACTCGACCACTTTCATCTCAAAACGTCTCAGTCTCTCATAAGCGCCTTTTCAACAACGGCGagaacagcatcaccatctaCACGATGCCTCCGCCAATATTCCACCgcttctcaatctcaatctcactCCCGTCCCGTTAAAAAATCACGCAAAatccccatcttcatcaccacagcCATCCTCGGCGGCACCATCTACTACTTCTCCTCACCCTCTAAACCCACCCTCCTCAACTCAGAAACCTTCATCCCCTACACAATAACCTCCCGAGAAGCCATTTCCCCAACATCATTCATCTTCACAATCTCGCCTCACACTCCAAATCCTTCTCTCCCGTATCTCACCCCTTCTACATCCTCGTGGCGCTACCCCCTCTGGTCCGTCGAGTTCAAGCAGCCCCAAGTCCAAATCGCCCGCCACTACACGCCTCTGCCTCCCCAAGAGTCTGAGGACCCGGCTGATGGATCTCTACGCTTCTACGTGCGCGCCATAGGAGGCGGCGAAATGTCGACTTACCTCAGCCGCCTCGGCGTCGGCCACGATGTCTGGCTGAGAGGACCTCACGTAGGCTTCGACGTCACGGCGAGGCTCGGCGCCATGGACAATatcgtcttcctcgctgGCGGCACGGGCGTCGTCCCAGCTATGCAAGTCGCCAAGGCAGTGTTGGAGAAGAACCCGGATGCACAAGTAAATCTCCTCTGGGCGATACGCAAGAGGGGGGAGCTGCAGCGGGTCAGCGGCCCGGTGCGGCAACAGCCCTCGTGGTGGCAGTTTTGGGTTACGAATAGTAGCGAGCCGGTGGAATTGCATTCCCAGCTGCAGGATCCTAGCCCAATAGCAACGCAGCTGAGGGATATGAAGACGACGTATGGCCAACGACTGCGAATACAAGTCGCCATTGACGAGGAGCAGACGCAGTTCCGTGAGGCTGATCTTCAAAACGCCATCTCAGGGGCACAAGACCGACGTCTCTTAGCCAACCGTTCTATTACAGGCTCCGGATGCCGTCTACACGACTCAGCATTGTTAGAATTGACGTCCGAGTTTGAGACTCCCGCCTCGGTAGACGATTGTAAATGCGGGCATGGAGCTGGGAAAAACCTCTTCATGGTTTCAGGCCCGGATGGCTTCATTGCTCACTATGCTGGATCCAAAAGATGGCTCGGTGGCCAGCAGGTTCAAGGGCCGGTGGGCGGCGTAGCAGCTCAACTTCAGAGAAGATACCCGAGCTTGGCAGACGACTGGCTCGTCCTGAAGCTCTAGCCAGGTATATACGTAGAATATAGCAAAAAGAACATGTAGAATAGCCAAAGAAAGCTCAAGATATAGATCTGTTAAAACATCACCATTTATTGAATCCCCTTGTTCCCTCTGAGCGTGGAAtaacaacaaaaaaacagCAACCTCTATTTGCACGTcgcatatatatatgcaacACATAACAAAATCGCTAACTCGCCAATACGCCCCCTATACACCTGCAAAACTATAGCTCAAATCACCTATTCTGCACCTTTCTATATGATGGTGGCTTCATCGTCCTGCTTATTAGCTTTCCTGCA
This genomic stretch from Trichoderma breve strain T069 chromosome 1, whole genome shotgun sequence harbors:
- a CDS encoding oxidoreductase FAD-binding domain-containing protein → MSSRRAVLSAARLDHFHLKTSQSLISAFSTTARTASPSTRCLRQYSTASQSQSHSRPVKKSRKIPIFITTAILGGTIYYFSSPSKPTLLNSETFIPYTITSREAISPTSFIFTISPHTPNPSLPYLTPSTSSWRYPLWSVEFKQPQVQIARHYTPLPPQESEDPADGSLRFYVRAIGGGEMSTYLSRLGVGHDVWLRGPHVGFDVTARLGAMDNIVFLAGGTGVVPAMQVAKAVLEKNPDAQVNLLWAIRKRGELQRDPSPIATQLRDMKTTYGQRLRIQVAIDEEQTQFREADLQNAISGAQDRRLLANRSITGSGCRLHDSALLELTSEFETPASVDDCKCGHGAGKNLFMVSGPDGFIAHYAGSKRWLGGQQVQGPVGGVAAQLQRRYPSLADDWLVLKL
- a CDS encoding sucrase/ferredoxin-like domain-containing protein, which translates into the protein MPDGLEIDRENPLNGVMAGYAEHVVVCTGKDDWVSKIEDENSGDNLAADLKELFGRGGKYTDPFHHISVINSSFPSSVPPRKEIQSTSVYLLPSFKYVPFLPRVSFDSVKALAKGFLLPEKLHPAHAGLSPVHRDRLTRKEAFQGLLPGVQDVKDILVLICGHGGRDMRCGAMGPVLRDEFEDKLERQGFNVASEAVQIGSLDGNLERVEGSSNDKVARVGLISHIGGHKFAGNVIIYIPPGHTTAGGEKHPLAGYGIWYGRVEPKHVEGIVGETVMGGRVVEDKFRGGIDAHRRILRL
- a CDS encoding transmembrane amino acid transporter protein domain-containing protein gives rise to the protein MSSPSRSGLAPDPVAMSSSPSQRPFSSSLPREEVTARLAEPVRSSSPMMRSGSPRPGFAKPEGGALGEGSSFAQGPGVSALAAALSDSLGQTPPRHGTPPARVSTPPVRPLSPSGLGRSATPTNYGSFDSRGRPGAESTVPFEDPEIIKRHLVQPSEMDNPTSEASSETGKGKQTADFGFGTTGLHEDEFSSLRLQGGDVTRGIYKWTEQAEARTRMQRSKSFDHSRPEPENDTLDINSIKVPGGFRRNHLRRNVISPSGHHEDGFGGADSPGSNRPLFTSSFLEFLSIYGHFAGEELEEDDEVLGPNEYFQSGEDNGEEEDEEPMEDSALLGPSKKKRRRKVRGGSGQNSQMNAALLLLKSFVGTGVLFLPRAYLNGGMLFSNLVLLGVALLSYYCFVLLVTTRLKVEGSFGDMGGILYGKWMRAVILASIVLSQVGFVAAYIVFTSENLQAFILAVTDCRTSISIPMLILMQMVVFLPFSLLRDIGKLGFTALIADAFILIGLAYLFYYDVLTLAAEGLADIIMFNQRDWTLFIGTAIFTFEGIGLIIPIQESMKQPEKFPKVMFLVMIIITVLFTVMGAISYAAYGSKTQTVVLLNLPQDNRMVNVVQLLYSMAILLSTPLQVFPAIRIVETELFTRSGKYNPWIKWQKNIFRFFVVMLCAAIAWGGADNLDKFVALVGNFACIPLVYIYPPLLHYKAVARSRLWRWSDIGLCIFGFIAMAYTTSLTVMSWANSEPKAPGYCDRRGP